In Acidobacteriota bacterium, one DNA window encodes the following:
- a CDS encoding 2OG-Fe(II) oxygenase gives MNEVELTLEKLSTRVTELRREWFSKEPFHYLVIDDVLTGDFAEAILQAYPPPEAGGWDNTTYLHQRHKSSRTKDFLLPIEKFFALTASPEFRRLMSEITGIPQLLADPDLTGGGLHQISCGGFLDVHVDYNFHPKTKLHRRLNLLVYLNKDWKAEYQGCLELWDMAARRQLENIAPVFNRGVIFETNEISYHGHPQPLKTPPQLTRKSLAIYYYTAEREAAAVAPEHNTLYQQTTGASGYVKTALAGAQAALERVRTSGVEGLSSNLLKRSLRRIKGLPPENK, from the coding sequence ATGAACGAAGTTGAGCTGACACTGGAAAAATTAAGTACTCGAGTTACTGAGTTACGGCGGGAATGGTTTTCCAAAGAGCCTTTTCATTATCTGGTTATTGATGATGTGTTAACCGGGGATTTCGCTGAGGCGATCTTGCAAGCCTATCCACCGCCTGAAGCGGGGGGCTGGGATAACACCACCTACTTACACCAGCGGCATAAATCCTCGCGCACAAAAGATTTTCTCTTACCGATAGAGAAATTTTTTGCGCTCACGGCCAGTCCGGAGTTTCGCCGGTTGATGAGCGAAATTACCGGCATTCCGCAGTTGCTTGCCGACCCGGATTTAACTGGCGGCGGGTTACATCAAATCAGTTGCGGCGGATTTTTGGATGTTCACGTTGATTACAATTTTCATCCGAAGACCAAGTTGCATCGGCGCTTGAACCTGCTGGTTTATTTGAACAAGGACTGGAAAGCTGAGTATCAAGGTTGTCTGGAGTTGTGGGACATGGCGGCGCGGCGTCAGTTAGAGAACATCGCGCCGGTGTTCAATCGCGGGGTAATTTTTGAGACGAATGAAATCTCCTATCACGGGCATCCGCAGCCGCTCAAGACGCCGCCGCAACTCACGCGTAAATCGCTCGCGATCTATTATTACACCGCCGAACGCGAGGCTGCGGCGGTCGCGCCGGAGCATAACACTTTGTACCAGCAAACAACCGGGGCGTCAGGGTATGTAAAGACCGCGCTGGCTGGCGCGCAAGCGGCCCTTGAGCGAGTGCGGACAAGCGGGGTGGAAGGGTTGTCGAGTAACTTACTCAAACGTTCCTTGCGCCGGATCAAAGGCCTGCCGCCGGAGAACAAATAA
- a CDS encoding glycosyltransferase, giving the protein MKVTLVVPVKNEADSIERLLASVAAQRRLPDEVILVDGGSADETCAIIERWHRQHGFAVPLRIVRVPAATPGKGRNLGIAAATHEWVALTDAGIRLEPEWLARLCAAVEADPTLEIVYGNFEAVTASFFERCAALAYVPPKALRDGRLLRGPFIASSLLRRSLWERVGGFPDWRAAEDLAFMQQAAETGARTGWVADATVWWQLQPTLRRTLRKFVLYSRHNVLADWQRYWHYGVARQYTIGLACVGLAMLLSAWWLMLPVLGWLARTAKSIWVRRAGRSLGWLLNPAQFISVGLILLALDLAMFVGWGQGWLEQRKRRLFAGPPKQNCEG; this is encoded by the coding sequence GTGAAGGTCACGCTCGTTGTGCCGGTCAAAAATGAAGCGGACTCGATTGAGCGGCTACTGGCCAGCGTCGCCGCCCAACGCCGCCTCCCCGATGAAGTAATTCTCGTTGACGGCGGTTCGGCCGATGAAACCTGCGCGATCATCGAGAGGTGGCATCGGCAACATGGTTTTGCCGTGCCGTTGCGCATCGTGCGCGTGCCCGCCGCCACTCCCGGCAAGGGCCGTAATTTAGGCATCGCCGCCGCCACGCACGAGTGGGTTGCCTTAACGGATGCGGGGATTCGGCTGGAACCGGAATGGCTCGCGCGGTTGTGTGCGGCGGTTGAGGCCGACCCGACGCTGGAGATCGTTTACGGCAACTTCGAAGCTGTAACGGCGAGTTTTTTTGAACGCTGTGCGGCCTTGGCTTATGTACCACCAAAAGCGCTGCGCGATGGTCGTCTGTTACGTGGCCCGTTCATCGCTTCGTCGCTATTGCGCCGCTCGTTGTGGGAGCGTGTGGGCGGGTTCCCGGATTGGCGCGCGGCAGAAGACCTGGCGTTTATGCAACAGGCGGCTGAAACGGGCGCCAGGACAGGCTGGGTGGCTGACGCCACGGTGTGGTGGCAATTGCAGCCGACGCTGCGGCGCACTTTGCGCAAGTTTGTTTTGTATTCGCGGCACAACGTTCTGGCGGACTGGCAACGTTACTGGCATTACGGCGTGGCGCGGCAATATACCATCGGATTGGCTTGCGTTGGCTTGGCTATGTTACTCAGCGCGTGGTGGCTGATGTTACCGGTGTTGGGCTGGCTGGCACGCACGGCGAAAAGTATTTGGGTGCGGCGCGCAGGGCGCAGTTTAGGGTGGTTACTCAACCCGGCGCAATTCATCAGCGTGGGGCTGATTTTGCTGGCGCTTGATTTGGCGATGTTCGTGGGCTGGGGACAGGGCTGGTTAGAGCAGCGGAAACGGCGGCTTTTCGCTGGCCCGCCAAAACAGAACTGCGAGGGTTGA
- a CDS encoding glycosyltransferase family 2 protein — MTIVIVNWNGGELLARCIESVLRQPPPVRYEIVIADNASTDGSLAAARALVARPGLADAPLRFMANEKNLGFAKANNQALAGSAAPYVFLLNPDTEVKPGALAMLLRTLQAAPRIGACAPRLLNSDGSLQPSVWRNPPTVLTILLEGWQLYRFLPAQLRANWLLAQHWDHTERRSVSAFSGAAMMVKREMIAAVGPLDESFEMYGEDGEWCTRMRKQGWQLIFEPAAEVVHHGGQSALKRWTNHERRLQEIDAWFRYQKAVLSPGGFVRNTLAHTLVIGSLRLRRTLLRQPAEYLAAVMQLQRKYLKESYRELFGR, encoded by the coding sequence TTGACAATCGTTATTGTGAATTGGAACGGCGGCGAGTTGCTTGCGCGTTGTATCGAAAGCGTGCTGCGCCAGCCGCCGCCTGTGCGTTACGAAATTGTGATCGCCGATAATGCATCAACGGATGGCAGCCTGGCGGCGGCGCGCGCCTTAGTCGCACGCCCCGGTTTGGCCGATGCCCCGCTGCGGTTTATGGCGAACGAGAAAAACCTGGGCTTCGCCAAAGCGAATAACCAAGCCCTGGCTGGCAGCGCCGCCCCCTATGTTTTTTTGTTGAACCCGGACACGGAAGTGAAACCCGGCGCGCTGGCGATGTTACTGCGCACCTTACAAGCCGCGCCGCGCATTGGAGCGTGCGCGCCGCGCCTGTTAAATTCGGATGGCAGTTTACAACCGAGTGTCTGGCGCAATCCGCCCACCGTGCTCACGATCTTGCTGGAAGGCTGGCAGCTTTATCGTTTCCTGCCCGCGCAGTTGCGGGCGAATTGGTTGCTGGCACAGCATTGGGATCACACTGAACGCCGCAGCGTTTCGGCGTTTAGCGGCGCGGCCATGATGGTCAAACGTGAAATGATTGCCGCTGTTGGCCCCCTGGACGAATCGTTTGAAATGTATGGCGAAGACGGGGAATGGTGCACGCGGATGCGCAAACAAGGCTGGCAATTGATTTTCGAGCCAGCCGCCGAGGTCGTTCATCATGGCGGCCAAAGTGCGCTGAAACGCTGGACGAATCACGAGCGCCGCTTGCAGGAAATTGACGCCTGGTTTCGCTATCAAAAGGCCGTGCTTTCGCCGGGCGGGTTTGTCCGTAATACACTGGCGCATACGCTGGTCATCGGCAGCTTGCGCTTGCGGCGAACTTTGCTGCGGCAACCGGCTGAGTACCTGGCTGCTGTCATGCAATTGCAGAGGAAGTATTTGAAAGAGTCGTACCGGGAATTGTTTGGGCGCTGA
- a CDS encoding class I SAM-dependent methyltransferase, with translation MQLTETKEPQPRIPRTEEVRNCPLCAGGAFQRLFAVRDRLYQLPGEFGLVNCAGCQLLILSPRPIAEQIGYYYPEAEYYSYQNEMTPNPALDSSGWLRWLRDGIRQSVLAAWGYPVKKPGFGFRLLQPALVKVFGKRALYSANDFPRYVPAGRALEIGCGNGVYLACLKQHGWRVAGVELSERAALLGKQRWGIEIHTGTLAADTFAPESFDYVRLCDVLEHVYDPVETLRLVARFLKPGGTVFLQTPNADSFSFQHWQSRWYGCETPRHLYLFSPATLRQIIEAAGLQLQRQRTLPVLPGGYTAEFSYDYEAAHPETQRAPRFQLQPAEYWPARKLLLRAYWNWLCQPLRGDVLQCWASKA, from the coding sequence ATGCAGTTAACTGAAACAAAAGAACCACAGCCACGCATTCCGCGCACTGAAGAGGTGCGCAACTGCCCGCTGTGCGCTGGCGGCGCATTCCAGCGGCTCTTCGCCGTGCGTGACCGGTTGTATCAATTGCCCGGTGAGTTTGGGCTGGTGAACTGTGCGGGCTGCCAGCTTCTGATTCTTTCTCCGCGCCCGATCGCGGAGCAGATTGGTTATTACTACCCCGAGGCTGAGTATTACAGCTACCAGAACGAGATGACGCCGAATCCGGCCTTGGACAGTTCCGGCTGGTTGCGCTGGTTGCGGGATGGCATTCGTCAGAGCGTGCTGGCAGCCTGGGGCTACCCCGTCAAAAAACCGGGCTTCGGCTTTCGTTTGTTACAGCCCGCGTTGGTGAAAGTCTTTGGCAAGCGGGCGTTGTATAGCGCGAATGATTTTCCGCGCTATGTGCCGGCGGGACGCGCGCTGGAAATCGGCTGCGGCAATGGCGTGTACCTGGCTTGTCTAAAGCAACATGGCTGGCGGGTGGCGGGCGTTGAGTTGAGCGAACGCGCCGCTTTGCTGGGGAAACAGCGCTGGGGGATCGAGATTCATACTGGGACGCTCGCCGCTGACACGTTTGCGCCGGAGAGCTTCGATTACGTGCGGTTATGTGACGTGCTCGAACATGTCTACGACCCGGTTGAAACCTTGCGGTTGGTGGCGCGCTTTCTCAAACCGGGCGGGACGGTCTTCCTGCAAACGCCCAATGCCGATAGTTTTAGTTTCCAGCACTGGCAAAGCCGCTGGTACGGCTGCGAAACGCCACGCCATCTTTATCTCTTTTCACCGGCGACGCTGCGGCAAATTATCGAAGCCGCCGGGTTGCAGTTACAACGCCAGCGCACTCTGCCGGTGTTACCCGGCGGGTATACGGCGGAATTTTCCTATGATTACGAGGCGGCGCACCCCGAAACACAACGCGCGCCGCGCTTCCAGCTCCAACCCGCAGAGTATTGGCCGGCCCGCAAACTATTACTGCGCGCGTATTGGAACTGGCTTTGCCAGCCGCTGCGGGGCGATGTATTGCAATGCTGGGCGAGCAAGGCCTAG
- a CDS encoding flippase, which translates to MAQQVARGSLWNLGGQGVTLVASFVATPLVIRWLGAEAYGVLTLINLLIGYLAFGDLGMGMASTRYGAEAHARGDDEGEATVIWTALLIGLAPVLVLAVLLVLTAELLLERGLHLPAALQPPATLALRIAALGFMARALSSVLNTPQLVRLRMRLNSLLTTGANLAQIIFTPIVLWCGGGLVGAVAVVAVSNGLLALVHGFFSLRLLPQLVRPRFDFVMLRSLARFGAALVASQLAALVLANGEKLVLARVASVKTLAHYTVAYTLANLLTMIPTALGQVLLPALTRLQASAARADLQRLYQQASRAILVTAPPLVVIMALLAQPFFTFWAGAEYGRESTGPFYLLLGGAVFNILAVAPLNLVLAAGKAELVARYYWLELLPYILCVITLTWWFGARGAALAWGLRVLTDAVLFIRASRQLSGLPFSPFASSWRAYFAGVLWLLLPLCAGKWFGWPPLWQGFVVTGALLSYGGLAYRVLLNPEDREWLRRQTRHYFASASLK; encoded by the coding sequence ATGGCCCAGCAGGTCGCGCGCGGCAGCTTATGGAATCTGGGCGGGCAAGGTGTGACCTTAGTGGCCTCGTTTGTGGCGACGCCGTTGGTGATTCGCTGGCTGGGTGCCGAAGCGTATGGGGTTTTGACGTTAATCAACCTGCTGATTGGCTATCTGGCCTTTGGTGATTTGGGCATGGGGATGGCTTCGACACGTTACGGGGCCGAGGCGCACGCGCGCGGCGATGACGAGGGGGAAGCCACCGTCATCTGGACGGCGTTGCTCATCGGTCTGGCGCCAGTCTTGGTCTTGGCGGTCTTGCTGGTCTTGACGGCGGAGCTGTTGCTGGAACGCGGGCTGCACTTGCCCGCAGCGTTGCAACCGCCCGCCACGCTGGCGTTGCGCATTGCCGCGTTAGGATTCATGGCGCGCGCGCTCAGCAGTGTGTTGAACACGCCGCAACTGGTGCGGTTGCGGATGCGGCTGAACTCACTGCTGACGACCGGCGCCAATCTCGCCCAGATCATTTTCACGCCAATCGTGCTGTGGTGCGGCGGCGGTTTGGTGGGAGCCGTTGCGGTGGTGGCGGTCAGCAATGGTTTATTGGCGCTGGTGCACGGCTTTTTTTCGCTACGGCTGCTGCCGCAATTAGTCAGGCCCAGGTTTGATTTTGTCATGCTCAGGTCGCTGGCCCGCTTTGGGGCGGCGTTGGTGGCTTCGCAATTGGCGGCCTTGGTGCTGGCGAATGGCGAAAAGCTGGTGCTGGCGCGCGTCGCTTCAGTCAAGACGCTCGCGCATTACACAGTGGCTTATACGCTGGCCAATTTGCTGACGATGATTCCCACGGCCTTGGGCCAGGTCTTATTGCCAGCACTTACGCGCTTGCAGGCCAGCGCCGCGCGCGCTGACTTGCAGCGGCTTTACCAGCAAGCGAGCCGCGCCATTTTAGTGACGGCGCCGCCGCTGGTGGTCATCATGGCGTTGCTCGCGCAACCGTTTTTTACCTTTTGGGCGGGCGCCGAATATGGACGCGAGAGCACCGGGCCGTTTTATCTCTTGCTCGGCGGCGCGGTCTTTAACATTTTAGCGGTGGCGCCGTTGAATCTGGTGCTGGCTGCCGGTAAAGCGGAATTGGTGGCACGTTATTATTGGCTTGAGTTGCTCCCTTATATCCTGTGTGTGATCACCCTGACCTGGTGGTTCGGGGCACGCGGCGCGGCGCTCGCCTGGGGCTTGCGCGTACTGACGGATGCGGTGTTATTCATACGTGCCAGCCGGCAACTCAGCGGGCTGCCGTTCTCGCCCTTCGCCAGTTCGTGGCGAGCGTATTTTGCCGGCGTGCTGTGGTTGCTGCTGCCGCTGTGTGCTGGCAAATGGTTTGGCTGGCCGCCCCTCTGGCAGGGCTTCGTCGTGACCGGCGCGTTGTTGAGTTATGGCGGGTTGGCGTACCGTGTTTTGCTGAACCCGGAGGATCGGGAATGGTTACGGAGGCAAACCCGGCACTACTTTGCCAGCGCCTCCCTGAAGTAA
- a CDS encoding glycosyltransferase — MNSKDQEFAEVISIKPATEFRREPTGKLRQPRPQPAQAYVSPLPPPSEGPAAESFQRSAPKAPGHREEILADVYTQPVPPPQVRVESKDEPLPKPSRSGKLQAVVDAYEMPKVKPFTRPLRVLHVTNVETSNYYLNSLCDFTDRRAITYLAVTLGKEGSFTKDLDKRGVQVYALDCRHRSQYPKALYRLLQIIQKERIDIVHTHLVDPTLVGLLAAKQRQRGLVVTRHHSDAVYQIPSKFKRDVYLKLEDWINRQADHIIAPSQMVRDILTRREHVPESKVSLIPYGQTLERFETVKPELVEKLRAELGMRERLSLLCVARLHWEKGHRFLLEAFALLRDEGLDATLYLVGIGPDRELLENLAKELDVYDRVVFLGWRDDALLLMAAADVIVHASLQEALPSVVIEALMLERPLVVTDVSGVRDVVGNSKHGIIVPPRNTEALHAALGWTVHNMGQAQERARAGRKFILDYMSAERVAREYFNVYRQVMKTHLQKILAQQGKISADTRQILDEAE; from the coding sequence ATGAACAGTAAGGACCAAGAATTCGCTGAAGTGATTTCCATCAAACCCGCCACCGAGTTTCGGCGTGAGCCTACGGGGAAGTTGCGGCAGCCTCGCCCACAACCGGCGCAAGCCTATGTTTCGCCCTTGCCGCCGCCCTCCGAAGGGCCAGCCGCCGAAAGTTTCCAGCGGTCAGCCCCCAAAGCACCGGGTCATCGTGAAGAAATTCTGGCGGATGTTTATACCCAACCCGTACCGCCGCCGCAGGTGCGCGTTGAATCAAAGGACGAACCGCTACCCAAGCCCAGCCGCAGCGGCAAGCTGCAAGCGGTCGTTGATGCCTACGAGATGCCCAAGGTCAAACCGTTTACGCGTCCGTTACGGGTGTTGCACGTTACGAATGTCGAGACCTCCAACTACTATCTCAACAGCCTCTGTGATTTCACTGACCGCCGGGCCATCACGTATCTGGCCGTGACGCTGGGCAAAGAAGGCAGTTTCACCAAAGATTTAGACAAACGCGGCGTGCAGGTTTATGCGCTCGATTGCCGCCATCGCAGCCAGTATCCAAAAGCCCTTTACCGCCTGCTGCAAATCATTCAAAAAGAGCGCATAGACATTGTCCATACGCATCTGGTTGACCCGACGCTGGTGGGGCTGTTGGCGGCCAAACAACGGCAACGCGGCCTGGTCGTGACGCGCCATCACTCGGATGCGGTCTATCAAATACCCTCCAAATTCAAACGCGATGTTTATCTCAAACTGGAAGACTGGATCAACCGTCAGGCCGATCACATCATCGCTCCGTCGCAAATGGTGCGCGATATTTTGACGCGCCGTGAACACGTGCCTGAAAGCAAAGTCTCGTTGATCCCTTATGGCCAGACGCTGGAGCGGTTCGAGACCGTCAAGCCGGAGTTGGTGGAAAAGTTGCGCGCCGAGTTGGGTATGCGCGAGCGCTTGTCCTTGCTGTGTGTGGCGCGCCTGCATTGGGAGAAAGGTCACCGGTTTTTGCTGGAAGCCTTTGCCCTGTTGCGCGATGAGGGCTTGGATGCCACGCTTTATTTGGTGGGCATTGGCCCTGACCGCGAACTGCTGGAAAACCTGGCGAAAGAGTTGGATGTCTACGACCGTGTGGTGTTTCTGGGCTGGCGCGACGACGCCTTGTTGCTGATGGCCGCCGCCGACGTGATCGTGCACGCCTCGTTGCAGGAAGCGCTCCCCTCGGTGGTCATCGAAGCCTTGATGCTGGAACGCCCGCTGGTGGTGACGGATGTCAGCGGCGTGCGCGATGTCGTGGGCAACAGCAAGCACGGCATCATCGTGCCCCCGCGCAATACCGAGGCCTTGCACGCGGCCCTGGGTTGGACGGTGCATAATATGGGGCAAGCCCAGGAACGCGCGCGCGCGGGCCGCAAATTCATTTTGGATTATATGAGCGCCGAGCGGGTGGCGCGGGAATACTTCAACGTCTATCGCCAGGTGATGAAAACGCATCTGCAAAAGATTCTCGCGCAGCAGGGCAAGATCAGCGCCGACACGCGGCAAATTCTGGATGAAGCGGAGTGA
- a CDS encoding polysaccharide biosynthesis tyrosine autokinase — MMSEENRNPEQVSDRNSTSQELMRLNPAYLPGALTGLMANGMGDANGLPQTGAGADSLNFREIWRKVRKRKWLILTVLFIATLIVTLESFRVKSTYQATAKVAVAKDTATFLKENNVLVQADDTDKIKTEMLLLTTYPLKEEVVRRLKLESQPHFMDVEQKKTFAEALKTILAKLRRPLEQPSYLPPVNPIQLNEDQLAPPTPQESARLEPYVEVLSRSLYVDQIPETRALLITYTHTDPLIAAAVANGAAQVLLNRSFEAKTSRFNKSAGWLDETTRKLQTQVQQSEQALADYSRVNNIFSTEGKETLTSDKLTKLHDESLKAETDRMLKQSLYEEVKQGRVARLPDAFSDPKTNTLQAKLGELQVQAAQLNVKFGPENPKVAEVTQQIAALEKLLSETRRKLEDKLRADYERAVRDEQGLKTSLNKAKSEAVQQNQAAIQFNILKQRVDTAKALYNDFLSKTNQANFQLAEQSPDLRIIEPARIPNGAVGPRRARSILIGMFLSLFAGIGLALLLEYLDNTVKNVEDVLRAAQLPTLAMIPAVSQSAMRMLSSKRKEAVTGVLNESAAEADGIAALAPRGLQPLEGEALATLDGLSSVVEAYRMLRTAVLLSSAGNPPKTILITSSQPAEGKTTTAINTAISLANLGVSVLLIDGDLRRPAIHRQFKLNQTRGLSTYLSSNVPLDSVIQQLPIPHLTLLPCGPIPPNPAELIASERMRELIRTAAKEYDHILIDSPPLMNVTDPAILSTLVDGVILVVQAGRSTREIVRRAKQDLRSVGAKIFGVVLNNVDLKREGYYDYYYYRYHSNYGSQSKDIGLGKAGVGD; from the coding sequence ATGATGTCGGAAGAGAATCGCAACCCGGAGCAGGTGTCTGACCGCAACTCCACTTCACAGGAGTTGATGCGCCTGAACCCGGCCTATCTTCCGGGCGCGCTCACGGGGTTGATGGCGAATGGTATGGGTGACGCCAACGGTTTGCCGCAGACAGGCGCGGGCGCGGACAGCCTCAACTTCCGAGAGATCTGGCGTAAGGTGCGCAAACGCAAATGGCTGATCCTGACGGTGCTGTTTATTGCCACGCTGATTGTCACCCTGGAATCTTTCCGCGTTAAATCCACCTACCAGGCGACGGCCAAGGTGGCCGTCGCCAAAGACACAGCCACCTTTCTCAAAGAGAATAACGTGCTCGTGCAGGCCGACGATACCGACAAGATCAAAACCGAAATGCTGTTGCTGACGACTTACCCGCTGAAAGAGGAGGTCGTCCGGCGTTTGAAGCTGGAGTCGCAACCGCATTTTATGGACGTAGAGCAGAAAAAGACCTTTGCCGAAGCCTTAAAAACAATTTTGGCCAAACTGCGCCGCCCGCTCGAACAGCCCAGTTATTTGCCGCCGGTCAACCCCATCCAACTGAACGAAGACCAACTCGCGCCCCCGACGCCGCAGGAAAGCGCCAGGCTGGAACCGTATGTCGAAGTGCTGAGCCGCTCCTTGTACGTAGATCAAATTCCCGAGACGCGCGCCTTGCTGATTACGTACACGCATACCGACCCCTTGATCGCCGCCGCTGTCGCCAACGGCGCGGCGCAGGTGTTATTGAATCGCAGCTTCGAGGCCAAGACCTCGCGCTTTAATAAATCGGCTGGCTGGTTGGACGAAACGACGCGCAAGTTGCAAACGCAGGTGCAACAATCCGAACAGGCGTTGGCTGATTACAGCCGCGTCAACAATATCTTTTCGACCGAAGGCAAAGAGACGCTGACCAGCGACAAGCTCACCAAATTGCACGACGAGTCGCTCAAGGCCGAAACCGACCGGATGCTCAAACAATCGCTTTACGAAGAGGTCAAGCAAGGGCGCGTCGCCCGCCTGCCCGACGCCTTTTCCGATCCGAAGACCAATACCCTGCAAGCCAAGCTCGGCGAGTTGCAGGTGCAAGCCGCGCAATTGAATGTCAAATTCGGCCCTGAGAATCCCAAGGTGGCCGAAGTTACACAACAGATTGCCGCACTGGAAAAGTTGTTGTCCGAGACGCGCCGCAAGCTGGAAGACAAGTTGCGCGCCGATTATGAACGCGCCGTGCGCGACGAACAGGGATTGAAGACCTCGCTCAACAAAGCCAAAAGCGAGGCCGTGCAGCAAAATCAGGCCGCGATTCAGTTCAACATTCTCAAACAGCGCGTAGACACGGCCAAAGCGCTTTACAACGATTTCCTTTCCAAAACCAATCAAGCCAATTTCCAACTGGCGGAGCAAAGCCCCGATTTGCGCATCATCGAACCCGCGCGCATTCCCAATGGCGCCGTCGGCCCGCGCCGCGCTCGTTCGATCTTGATTGGCATGTTTTTGAGCCTGTTTGCCGGGATCGGTCTGGCCTTGTTGTTAGAGTACCTCGACAACACCGTCAAGAATGTCGAAGACGTGTTGCGCGCCGCGCAATTGCCGACCCTGGCGATGATTCCAGCGGTTAGTCAGAGCGCGATGCGGATGCTGAGTTCCAAACGCAAAGAGGCCGTCACCGGAGTCCTCAATGAATCGGCGGCTGAGGCTGACGGGATCGCCGCGCTGGCCCCGCGCGGTTTGCAACCCCTCGAAGGCGAGGCATTGGCCACCTTGGATGGATTGTCTTCCGTGGTTGAAGCCTATCGTATGTTGCGCACGGCGGTGTTGCTCTCTTCGGCGGGCAATCCGCCCAAAACAATTTTGATCACCAGCAGCCAGCCTGCCGAAGGCAAGACGACCACGGCCATCAACACGGCAATTTCGTTGGCCAATCTGGGCGTTTCGGTTTTGCTCATTGACGGCGATTTGCGCCGCCCCGCGATTCACCGGCAATTCAAGCTCAATCAAACACGTGGCCTTTCGACTTACTTGTCGAGCAATGTGCCGTTGGATTCGGTGATCCAACAATTGCCGATTCCGCATTTGACCCTGCTGCCTTGCGGGCCGATTCCGCCGAATCCGGCGGAACTGATTGCGTCAGAGCGCATGCGCGAACTGATTCGCACGGCGGCCAAAGAGTACGACCACATTCTGATTGACTCGCCGCCATTGATGAATGTGACCGATCCTGCCATTCTGTCCACCCTCGTGGACGGCGTTATTCTGGTGGTGCAAGCGGGCCGTTCCACGCGCGAGATCGTGCGCCGGGCCAAGCAGGATTTACGCAGTGTCGGCGCGAAAATTTTTGGCGTGGTACTCAATAACGTAGATTTGAAACGCGAGGGATATTACGATTACTACTATTATCGTTATCATTCAAATTACGGAAGCCAAAGCAAAGACATTGGGTTGGGCAAGGCTGGGGTAGGCGATTAG
- a CDS encoding metal-dependent hydrolase gives MPLPIAHGIVGASVILASREPRAGGRLGKALALGAVLGILPDVDLVFAWVLGWGVAVHGGPTHSAFFAVGVGLLVAGWQRHGRAWRAREVWLLSGATFSHGVLDMLVRKDFGGAALYWPFSDEKLRFGLFDYFAFYPGSEPINTVLRRGLEISLYEVLIFTPWLALAALCYALRLRQARRWVRRAD, from the coding sequence ATGCCATTACCAATCGCTCATGGAATCGTGGGCGCAAGCGTCATTTTAGCCAGTCGGGAACCGCGCGCCGGCGGACGGTTGGGCAAGGCCCTGGCGCTGGGCGCGGTGCTGGGGATTTTGCCGGATGTGGATTTGGTTTTTGCCTGGGTGCTGGGCTGGGGAGTTGCCGTACACGGCGGCCCGACACATTCAGCCTTCTTTGCGGTTGGTGTAGGGTTGCTGGTGGCGGGTTGGCAGCGGCACGGACGCGCCTGGCGCGCGCGCGAGGTCTGGCTCTTGAGCGGCGCGACGTTCTCGCACGGTGTGTTGGACATGCTGGTGCGCAAAGATTTTGGCGGTGCGGCCTTGTACTGGCCTTTCTCGGATGAGAAATTGCGCTTTGGCTTATTCGACTATTTCGCGTTTTATCCGGGCAGCGAGCCAATCAATACCGTCTTGCGGCGGGGGCTGGAAATCAGCCTGTATGAGGTTTTGATTTTCACGCCGTGGCTGGCGCTGGCGGCGTTATGTTACGCCCTGCGCCTGCGGCAAGCCCGGCGTTGGGTCAGGCGGGCGGATTAA